The DNA window GAGTTCCTCCAGCATCATCTTTCGTAGTCGAGTCACAAGCCCCTCCTTGTGACCCAACCTTACTATGTTTCGGCGTTATTGCCGCCAATCAGACTATTGGCACCAAGTCCGCCGCACAGCGGCTTCGTTCAAGTGCGGTAATCGGAAACTACCCCCCCAAGCCTCCTGGCGGGCTACCAAAAGCGCGGTTTCGCGTTTTTGCAAAATGACGTGGACCCCTCACCTGGGATCCCGCAATTCTGATGAATTTCTCATCAGCCGTTCACTTTGGTTATTCTGTCAACAGCGCGGAGACGTCCGCGGGTGGGGAACAAACAGGTCTGGATTCTGAGGGCCTACTTCATTACGGATTCGTGGATTTTCAGGACTATGGGACCCTTTACGATGCCCTTGCGAAACTCGATGATGCAGGGATTATCTGAAACATCGGGGCGCCCATCATTCTGCCGCCGGGCAAAAAGTGAATATTTGCCTTCCGGCAGATCGTTGATCATGAATTCGCCGTCAAGATTGATAAAGCTGCGAATTCTGACGCCTGCATCCCCCTCATCCATCGGAACGATGTGGATGGCAAACGCATAACTGGGTGTGCCCGATGATTCGAAGACCCTGCCGTAGACGCCTCCGCCAACCTCAGGGGGTTTCTCCGCCAGATTCAAGGTGATTTTGAGCGGCCTCGAAATGAGGCTGGGTTCAAGAGTGAGATCTCGGTCGGCATAGCCGGGCTTTGACACTCGGATATATCTGGCAGGCGGATCCGCTATAGAAATGGAGAAGCTTCCGAATCCATCTGTCTGGAAAGTTTGTGAAAATCGACCATCATCCCTGAAATAGACCTTGGCTCCCTCAATCCAATTGCCATCGGGTCCAGTGACTGTTCCGGTCAGAAGCTCTGCTTTTTCGAGGACAATTTCAATCTTCGGCTGATTGAGATCAGGATTAATCGGGATTGCGCGGGTCAAGTATCCGGGTGCCCCGACACGACATTCCAATTGCGGAGTTGAGCCCTCGAAATCCAACCGAATTCGCTGGACTCCCTTTACATCGGGCGTGGAGAGCGTGTCAATGGAAGTGCGGCATGCCCCATCTATCCATGCCGACTGAATGGCCACTCCCGATGAATCTACCACTCTTACTTTCATGAACCTGACCTTTGCCTTCGACAGGCTGAGATCCACCGTTTTCACCTCACCGCTCTGCATATCTACAAACGTCGAATTCTCCTTGTATTCCTCATGGCTGGCCGTTACCCAACACTTTCCGTCGACGACTTCCCGAATCTCATATTCTCCCCGGGAGTCCGTTTTCACGATCAAAGGAGCACTCAGGATCTGGCCGGTTTCCGACCTGAAGCTCCTCATGATCGAGGTGCATACCACGGCGCCCTCAATCGGCGTACCTTGCAGATCGGTGATTCGTCCGCGGATGGCTGATTTTGCTTCCTCCAGGACGAAATCTCTCCTGGAATAGGCAGAATCCTGGAAGGACAACGTGCCGAGATATTCTGCGTAGCCGGGCTTGTTTACAATCAGATCGCCCTTTGGGGGGGAGTCCAGTATCAATTGATAAGAACCGTTTGCGTCTGTTGACACGGCTCCAACCAGGTCTTCTCCTCTCCACAGATCATTAATCCTGGCGTACAGAGATACGTTCGCGCCGAGAATTGGCATTCGCTTGCTGGAGAAAACCCTCCCCGAGATAACGTACTTCTTTTCCAACTCATTATGGGTGATGGATTGAGCAAGGGGCTGAGAGGCAGATGGGAGATCAACAGACGATTGTGATCGGGCAGGCCGCCAAGCCACGGCATTAGACTGGCCTCCGTCGGAACTGGATTCTTGTTCATAATACTGAAATCCAGCGCCGACAGCGCAATCGTGGCGCAATTTGGCAGCCCAGTACAGCATGCAGATCAGGACAGGTAAGGCGCTGAGCAGACAGAGGATTCTTTTCCGGCTGCGATCTCCGTCTTTCCCCGGGTCTTTGTCGCTTCGCAAGATCAATGCCATCAATCCCTATCGCCATTTATATGCTTTGAATTGAATGCAATCCGACCGTATCTCTTATTTATCGTCATTCGCATTCAACGGCAATAGGAGCCCATCGCATGAATCAACAGCGATGCTGGAAACTGAGAGGCCTCTGGGTCACTGAGGCGAGTAATGCACCTGAACCAGTCATGAAGCTGGATGGCAAGCAGAAAAACCGGGGAATTGTCCGCCGACAAGATCAAAACTGTCGGCGTCCGTCTGCGTTTTTCGGCGTCCAGATATCGATCTTGCCGATCGGTACCGGGGGCGTGGCCGGTTCGAGAAACAGGCCGAATTCAGCGATTGCGGGACAGACCGGCGACCTGGTGATGCGGAGGCGCACCTTCGTCGTGGTTGTCGGTTGGGTACGCACCAGGCGGCAGGCGCCGATGGCGGTTCCTTTGGCTAACTCGCGCCAAGCGCCGCCCTGCCAGGCATCGAGCGCCCAGTCGTCCACCCGCTGGCCCAGGCGTATGGCTTCGCGCAGACGAACAATGTCGAAGGTGACAGGCCTGGCAAATTCCAATGTGACCTCCGGCGTGTGGACATCGTCGTCGGTGGCCCAGTAGGTTTCGCTGTTGTCATCGAGCAGGTTTGCGGGGCCGAAAACGCGCTGGTCACCGCTGCGGACATTGCCGGGAACGGCTTTGGCGCCCTTGGCGAGGTTTGTACCGAATGTGGCCCTGAGCAATTTGCCGAAGCCCGCCAGAGATGCGGCATCGTTTTCGTGGATGCGGCCCCGGCGATCGGGGGGAACATTCAGGAGCATGGTCGCGCCGTGACCGACGCTTATGAAATAGTGGTTGAACAAATCTGCCGGCGTCCGGACCTTGGCATCCTCAGCCGGGTGGTAAAACCAGCCGGGACGGATGGAAAAATCGACTTCCGCCGGCAGCCAGAACTTGCCATCGCGATGGCCATTTACCCCTTCCTTGTAGGCCGTGAATCCCGGAACAGGAGTCGTGCCGTCGGGGGCATGGGGTGTGTAGGTGGCCCAGCACGGATCGCCTGCGATGCCGCTCTCGTTGCCGACCCAGCGGGTGTCCGGACCAACGTCGCTGAAGATGCAGGCACCCGGCTGAAGCTCACGGATCAAGGCCCAGGTGTTGACCCAATCGTAGTAGGTCGTGCGGTCAATGTTCCGTCGCTCGCGGGCGCCCCCGTAAAAGCCGTCACCCCCGTTGGCGCCGTCGAGCCACACCGTAAAGATCGGGCCGTAGCCGGTGAGCAGTTCGCGGAGCTGGCTACGATAGTAGGCGATGTATTCGGGCTTGCCGTAATCCTTGTGGTTGCGGTCCCAGGGGGAGAGGTAAACGCCAAATTTCAATCCCTGCCGCCGGCAGGCGTCGGAAATCTCCTTGACCACGTCGCCTTTGCCGCCGCGCCACGGGCTGTTTTTCACTGAGTGCTCCGTGAACTTTGACGGCCACAGGCAAAAACCGTCGTGGTGCTTGCAGGTGAGGATGACGCCGCCAAGGCCGCCAGCCTTGAAGGTGCGCACCATCTGGTCGGCATCGAAATCGGTCGGGTCAAACACGGTTTCCTTCTCGTCGCCGTAGCCCCACTCCCTGTCGGTGAACGTGTTTACCGTGAAGTGCATGAAGCCGTAAAGCTCCAGGTGCTGCAACTGAACCTGCCTCTCGGAAGGCACCGGGCCGTACGGCTGCGGTGGGGATACGGCGGTTTCGCGCAACGGTACGACGAGCGCCGCGGCGGCAAAAAGCGCGAACAAATGTTTCATCGGCGTTCTCCTTTCGGCCTGTTCGCCGGATCGCGGTCTGGCCCCAATGCGGTCACCTGCGGGGGGTGATGGCGATCGGGACGGTTTGAAAAAGCACCATGGGCTGCAGACCGGGCTTTGTGCCCCGCAGCAGCAGGATCGAAGAGGGCTCGCTACATTCAATTCGGATGGCAACCCCCGTATAGCCGTCAAAAAGCGCATCCAAGACCGCCAGCTGCCTGGCTCCAGGCGCCAGACCGTCGATCAATCGCTCCCTGTGAACCTCACCTCCGTCAGCATCCAGCAGGACGGCTTCCACTCGCCCGGGCATGGTTCCATGATTTACGACCGCCAGGCCTTCATACACGACGTGCCATTCGCCGGGATAGAACAGGAACTGCGTATCCACCACGGAGGTTTCGGGCACGTGAGCGGTGGCGCTCGGGCCCGACAGATAGCGGTACGAGGAGCTGACTCGAAGAGACTGAGGGCCGCACACGCCGAGATGACTGATCGGTATGCCGGGGAAGAGGTCCGACGCAAGTGCAATGGATGACTGCCCTGCTGGGACAAGCCTGAAGATCGAACCAAGCCGAATCCCATCAGCCCGGAAGGGGACCAATTCCAGGCTGGCATCGGCTCCACTGAAATTGGTGGCCAGAATGGTCGTGTCGTAGCCGGCGTCCGGAGGAGTCACGTGCATGATCCAGCGCTGCGGGTCACATGGGCCCGGTACGGTGGCGCCATCTTCGCCTCGAGTGACAGGGGCGGTGTGGTACAGCAGAGCAGGGGTGGCGGATGCATCTCGGGTCCCGCGCAGGAACAGTATCGTCGACGGCTGGGCGCTCTCGATTCGGATCGCGGCCCCGTGAAGACCGCGAAACTCATAATCAAGGACGGCTAGTTGTTTTGCGTAGGGCGGCAGCGCGGGATTGAGCACGATACGTCTCAATTCCGTCCCCGCCTCACTCAGCAGGACCGCCTCGATGCGGCTGCTGTCCGAACTCACATTGACAAGCGCCATGCCGTCGAAAATCACATCCCACTCACCCGGATAGAACAGGAATTCCGTACCCCGCAAGGAGACTTCCGGAACATGAGCGCTGGTGCCCGAACCGGCGGCACTTCGATAGGCTGCCGTTATAGAGACCGATGATGACCCGCATATGCCGAAGTGGCTCACGGCCTGTTTCGAGAACAGATCCGCCGAAGATGACGTCCGCGTCTCGCCCGGCTTCACGATCATGGCAACCGGCGCCATGCTGGTGCCATCGTCCCGAAAAGGCACCAATTCGACCTGGGCCTGCACCGCGGCGAAGTTGGTGGCGAACAGGGTCGTTTCAAAAGGTACGCCCGCGGGGGTCACATGGGGAATCCAGCGCTCCGGAGTACACGGTGGGGGTTCCGGCACGGAGGCCAGCGGCACCCGCCAGGCCCCGCGGCCGTGGGTGAAGGCCCAGAGCACAGGTTCGGCGCCGGGGAGTTGTTGAAGGGTCAGCGACTCGGTCACGACATTGACGAAGCCTGAGTTCTCTACGGCCCATACGTTTCCGCCCTGCCGGGTAGTGAAAACTCCCAGGTCGGTGCCCAGATACAGGCGCTCGCGGTGGTTTGGGTCGACGACCACGACATGAACAGGGATGTCGGGCAGCCCTGTTGCTCCTTCGCCATCAATTGAAACCCAGTTTTCGCCGCCATCGGTGGTCTTCCAGACATGCGCGCCGCCGAAATCGGCGTAGGCTGCATAAGCGACCTGGGAATCGGAGGGGTCAAAGGTCAGCCAAGTGACATATCCGTGCCGTGGCTGCGAGGAAGGCCATAATGTGGAAGCGAATGAGCTGGTGGCCTGGTCCTGACGGTAAATGGAGCCATCGTTCATCCCAACCAGAACCCGTTCCGAATCCGATGCCGCCACGGCGATCGCGCTGACTTTGGCATTTGCAGACAACTTCTGCCCCGCCTGAATCCAGGACGCCGCGCCATCGCTGGTCCGCCAGATGGAGTGGCCTCCAAGCCAGAGTCGCTTTGAGTTATTGGGATCCATCACAAAAGGAGTAATGAATAGAGTACCGCTGCCGGGTTCCGAGATGCCCCTGGTTGCGGATGATGGAAACGTGCGCCCGCCGTCGGACGACTTGCGCAGGCTCAAGTATTGATATTCCCCATAGACAGTGCTGGGATTTTCGAAATCGACGGCGACATATCCTCCGTCGCCCCCGAGAACGTTGATCCATCCGTCGATGCCGTTCTGCTCTGTTCCCAGGACGGTCCCATTGTCTTGCGTGCCGCCGAGGTAGGTTTTTCCATCCGGAAACGGAGCGCCATGATAGAACTGCGTGACTCCGTAGCTGTGGTTGAGGGGAGTCCAACGCACCTGGCTGTAGTTCCGGCTGCACGGAGCCACCGCTGCGAGGCTGCGAGGCGCCCTAGCGTTGTCGGTCCGCCAGATACCGCCATCACCACCCAGGTACATGATTTGATTCAACGTCCCGTCGTAGTCCGGATGGAAAAAAATACCGTGCTGATCGGCATGGGCCGAAGGCGGAGATTCAGCCCAGTGGCTCACGGGACCCCAATTACTTCCGCCATCATCAGAGCGAAAAAGATCGACGCCTCCGGCAAAAACAATTTCCGGATCGCGGGGATCGACCGCGATCACGTTGGTGTACCATCCCATGGTCGAATAACTGTCACTCCCATATCCGCAAACGCGGTAGCTGGCCGCAAGAGGATTGGTCAACAACAGGGTATTGAGCTTTGTCTTGTCGGTGTTCCGAACCGTTGCCCGCCAGGTATCGAGCACTCCACCCTGGTCCGAACGAAAGACCGCATGCAGCCCCCCGTCGAACATTCCATTGGGGCCGGGAACGTAGCTGGCAGAGAGGGCATAGACAATGTCTGGATTGGACGGGGCGATCGCCAGTGAGGTCCGGCCCATACCAGCGTCCGAGAGCACGGCGACCCAGGAACCGTCGAGCTCGGCCTGAGTATTAAGATACACGGTGGCTTGCTGAAACGTGCCGCAAGTAGCAAACAGGTAATCGCTCGACCGGTCGGTTCGCAACGCGAGGTCCAGGCAGCCACCCGTCACATCTTCGACATTCAGGACACGGGTCCAGCTCTGGCCCGCATCCGTCGAGCGCCAGACTCCGGTTCGAGTGGCAGCGTAAATTCTGCGGGAATCGTTGCGGCTGACCACCAGGTCGTTGACCCAGTAAAAATCGGAGTTCGAGGTGCTCTGCAGTCGCACCCAACTCTCGCCGCCATCTACCGTCTTGAAGATGCCCTCGCCTCGCAGAGGCAAGCCGGTGCCCCGTACGATTTCGCGGAAATACCCTTCGCCTGTTCCTGCGTAAATGATCTTTGTATCAGCCGGATCCATGGCCATCGAGTTGACGGCGATGTTCGGGAGCAAGTCGCCCACAGCGCGCCAGGATCCCCCCGCGTCCTCGGTCTTCCAGATTCCACCTGAAACGCCGGCAGCATACATGGTTTCAGGCTGTCCCGGATCGACCAGGATCACCCTGGTCCGCCCGCCGATGTTGCCCGGGCCGACGGGCTCCCACGTGGAGAGCAAATTCCCCTGAGCCAGCCGCCGGGGATCCTTAGAGTTGCGCGCTTCGTAGAGAGACACCAGGGCCCTCCCCGTGCGGGTCGAGTAGCGCGGCATGCGTTCCATCCGATCGATCGCCTTGCGATAGGCGCGCACGAGATCCACAGGGTTCCCATTCGGGCCGGCACGCTTCATCAAGTAGTATTGGCGCGCTTCATCGGGCTCGTCGTAGGGGTTCAGCGACTTTTCTTCAGGTTCCAGCCGCGCAAGACCGGTGGAGGGAGTCCGTGCGTGCCGGGCAGCGCACGCAACCTGCCCTGCAAACAGAACCAGCAGCAGATGTAAGCATATCCTGGATCTGGTCGGCGAGCTCATAGCCTCCTCCCGGAAATCGTCGTTGGAATGCGAATCGCATGCGCAGAAGTCCCCGATCGCCACAAGCTCGACCGGTTGCGCTTATTATAGAGGAAAGGAGCGGTCCAGGGGGTCTCTCAAAGCTGAATACCAGCGATTCAGGCAATATCCAAAAACCTCAACGCAGAGTTCGCAGCGCACGCAGAGAATGCTCACCGAAGAAGGACGCGGATGCTGTTCCTCTTCCTTGCCCCGGATATGAAAAAGTCTTGCCCTGCAGAAGAATCGCAGATGCTATGCGGCCTCGGCGGACTCTGCGTTGAGATTTTTCGGATGCGGCTTTGCGTTGACGCCAGCATGGATTGGGGCATATAAGGAGATTCTATAGCGAGGTCACTAGAGGGAAAATTTGATTCCCAGCGCTTTCGTGCGCGGCGGCTGTAATCGGCCAACCTGGATCTCTGGCCTGCCCCAGGTGCCGGAGGGGGAGGGATATCCAGGATCGACCTTTCTGGACATCGGCCCGCGGCCTGCGATATGGTCGTCGCCGGAATCGGACCTGCTGTGACGGGGAGGCATCATCATGGAACGCAAAGACTTCTTGAAGGGGATGGCCGCGTTTCTCGGCGGCCTGACCTTGACCGGAGATATGACCTGGGCGGGGCTTCGAAACCAGCTCCAGAGTGCCGCGGCCGGGGATGAAGAGCGTTTCTGGAAGCTGGTGCGCGATCAGTTTGTCCTGGACCCGGAGTGGACGTACTTGAACTTCGGCGGGCTCGGCTCCTGCCCTCTACCGGTTCTGAACAGCTTTTCGGAATGGGCCCGGAACGAGGAACGGGCTCCCAACGCCGGCCACGATGAAAGGGAGTGGTCGGCAGTCAAGGAGAAGCTCGCGCGCGTGTTGGGGAAAAACTGCCGGAAAGAGGATCTGGCCCTGATCAGCACGGCAACAGAGGGGATCAACACGATCATCAACGGCCTCCCGCTAAAAAAGGGAGACGAGGTCATCACTTCCACACACGAACATGTGGCTCTCAATTCCGCGCTCCTCAACCGCATGCAAAGGGACGGCATCGTCATCCGCCTCTTCGAGCCCGATAAAGAGAGAGGCGCGGGCAACGTGGAGCGCATCGCCGGCCTGATCAACAGCCGGACCCGGCTCGTCTTCATCAGCCATGTCACCTGCACGGCCGGCCAGCGGTTCCCCGAGAAGGATATCACCAGGCTGGCGCGTGAGAAGGGAATCTGGTTTGCCCTGGACGGTGCGCAAGCCCCCATTTGCGTCCCCTTCGACATCATCGATTGCGGCGTCGACTTCTATGCCTGCAGCACACACAAGTGGATCATGGGCCCCAAGCGAACCGGTTTTCTCTATGTGCGCCAGGGGCTCCTCGACATCCTGCGCCCGATGACGGTCGGCGCCTCTTCGTCCGAGCGCTACGACATCAGGAAGAATGAGTTCGTCCTTCACCCGACGGCCCAGCGTTTCGAATATGGAACCCAGAACGACGCCCTCTTCTACGCCCTGGGAACGGCGGTCGACTTCGTCGAGACCATCGGAACGGACCGCATCTGGCGGCATAACCACGCAATGGCCGAGCGCTTCTATCAGGGTCTGCGGGAGATTCCCGGCGTCGAGATCCTTTCGCCGCAGGAGGAGGCCTACCGGTCTGCGATGATCAGCTTCCGCATGAAAGCATATGACTATGCGAAGATCAGCGAGCACCTGGCCAAGGACAAGATCCGCGCCCGCACAGTCACCGAGGGAGGTCTCAACTGCATTCGCGTCTCCTTCCACATTTGTAATCACGACGGGGAAGTTACGCGTATTCTCGGATCGCTCCGAAAGCTGGCTGCGTGAAGATGGAGGCCATTGCAGCCTGCAGGGAAAAAGATTCTGATAGAAAATGTGACGACAGAAACGGAACCGCAGGTAGTACCCGATTGATGCGCAGGATTCCACAGGCATGTATCTGCGCGCATCGGCGGTTCCCGGATTTTTGGAGGGGGGGCCCGTGAAACGCCTTCTACAGTTCCTTTTTTTCATTATTTCGACTGCCTGCTGCCTGGCGTTCGCCGCCCAGGGCGTGAGCCAATACTTTCCCCGACCCGAAGCACAGAAGGAATATGACAGGGGCAAGGCTGCCCAGAAGATCGGGTACGCGAGCGCTGCAATCCAGGCATTCCGCAAAGCCGTCGAACTCGACCCAAACTACATCGATGCCTTTTCGGAACTGTTGGCAACCGCCAGGGCTGTCCAGCGCAGCGCCCAGGGATCGGAGGGACAGGGCTTGACCTTGGGCGACAGTGCATTGCGTGCCGTGCGCATCCTTTACACTGCCCAGGCCGCGCTTTCACCCAAGAATGCCGTCTATCAATGGGTGCTGGGGCAACTTGACGAATCACAGACTCAGGCAGCTGCGGAGCGGTATTTCCGGCAGGCGATTGCGCTGGACGCGGATTTCGTCAAGGCCTATCAGTCCCTGGCATCTACATTGGTTTTCCGTGGCGACCTTGCAGGGGCGCGCGAATCTCTCCGCAAGGTCTACGAGATGCGTCCGGACGATCCGGAAGCACTTGCGGCGTACGCCCAGCGCGTGGGCCAGACCGATCCCGGCCTTTATCGCAAACTCACGGAGGCGTTCCTGAAGCAGTTTCGGGGGCACGAAGGGGGCGCCGATCTGCTCGCCAACATGGCGGCATATGAAGGAGATTTGAGTGCGCGCATCGGGATGTTGGAACGGCTTAAGGCTTCGTACCCTCCCAGTGAATACGAGGCAAGCGAGTGGTCCATGCGGTTTCTCTTTGATGCCTACAACCGCTCGGATCCGCTCAAGGCATTCGCGCTGGCCCAGGAAATGTCAAGCCTCATGCCTGCACGCAGCGAAGCGGGGACGGAATGGCAGAGCTTTGCAGAATACGGGCGGTCCATGGTGGTCGCCCGCACGATGATGGATCGCAGGTCATACATGGAGGCTGCCGATCTGCTCAACCAGGCAAAGGCGCCCTACCTTGTTTCGCCGGATCCGAACACCCTCCTTCAGGCAGAAGCGACGGACATGGCCGGCAATGCCGCCCGAGCCTATCAGATTCTCGTGAGCGCCAT is part of the Terriglobia bacterium genome and encodes:
- a CDS encoding carboxypeptidase-like regulatory domain-containing protein produces the protein MSTDANGSYQLILDSPPKGDLIVNKPGYAEYLGTLSFQDSAYSRRDFVLEEAKSAIRGRITDLQGTPIEGAVVCTSIMRSFRSETGQILSAPLIVKTDSRGEYEIREVVDGKCWVTASHEEYKENSTFVDMQSGEVKTVDLSLSKAKVRFMKVRVVDSSGVAIQSAWIDGACRTSIDTLSTPDVKGVQRIRLDFEGSTPQLECRVGAPGYLTRAIPINPDLNQPKIEIVLEKAELLTGTVTGPDGNWIEGAKVYFRDDGRFSQTFQTDGFGSFSISIADPPARYIRVSKPGYADRDLTLEPSLISRPLKITLNLAEKPPEVGGGVYGRVFESSGTPSYAFAIHIVPMDEGDAGVRIRSFINLDGEFMINDLPEGKYSLFARRQNDGRPDVSDNPCIIEFRKGIVKGPIVLKIHESVMK
- a CDS encoding redoxin domain-containing protein produces the protein MKRLLQFLFFIISTACCLAFAAQGVSQYFPRPEAQKEYDRGKAAQKIGYASAAIQAFRKAVELDPNYIDAFSELLATARAVQRSAQGSEGQGLTLGDSALRAVRILYTAQAALSPKNAVYQWVLGQLDESQTQAAAERYFRQAIALDADFVKAYQSLASTLVFRGDLAGARESLRKVYEMRPDDPEALAAYAQRVGQTDPGLYRKLTEAFLKQFRGHEGGADLLANMAAYEGDLSARIGMLERLKASYPPSEYEASEWSMRFLFDAYNRSDPLKAFALAQEMSSLMPARSEAGTEWQSFAEYGRSMVVARTMMDRRSYMEAADLLNQAKAPYLVSPDPNTLLQAEATDMAGNAARAYQILVSAMAVEPSDALQSALIRYGAKLKKTPAQVEADVWEFRLKKTKMCKDFELTPHFGTKKVRLSDYRGRMVLLTFWNPGSGTCREELPTLQKILDKYGPQGLAVITVNTQPSDAMASILMNRYSFISLRAPNDEWAWNRYNLNSVPASILIDRQGRALFRPAFWGYDPQHTFDLEIQTMLAREPKN
- a CDS encoding aminotransferase class V-fold PLP-dependent enzyme, whose amino-acid sequence is MERKDFLKGMAAFLGGLTLTGDMTWAGLRNQLQSAAAGDEERFWKLVRDQFVLDPEWTYLNFGGLGSCPLPVLNSFSEWARNEERAPNAGHDEREWSAVKEKLARVLGKNCRKEDLALISTATEGINTIINGLPLKKGDEVITSTHEHVALNSALLNRMQRDGIVIRLFEPDKERGAGNVERIAGLINSRTRLVFISHVTCTAGQRFPEKDITRLAREKGIWFALDGAQAPICVPFDIIDCGVDFYACSTHKWIMGPKRTGFLYVRQGLLDILRPMTVGASSSERYDIRKNEFVLHPTAQRFEYGTQNDALFYALGTAVDFVETIGTDRIWRHNHAMAERFYQGLREIPGVEILSPQEEAYRSAMISFRMKAYDYAKISEHLAKDKIRARTVTEGGLNCIRVSFHICNHDGEVTRILGSLRKLAA
- a CDS encoding alpha-L-fucosidase produces the protein MKHLFALFAAAALVVPLRETAVSPPQPYGPVPSERQVQLQHLELYGFMHFTVNTFTDREWGYGDEKETVFDPTDFDADQMVRTFKAGGLGGVILTCKHHDGFCLWPSKFTEHSVKNSPWRGGKGDVVKEISDACRRQGLKFGVYLSPWDRNHKDYGKPEYIAYYRSQLRELLTGYGPIFTVWLDGANGGDGFYGGARERRNIDRTTYYDWVNTWALIRELQPGACIFSDVGPDTRWVGNESGIAGDPCWATYTPHAPDGTTPVPGFTAYKEGVNGHRDGKFWLPAEVDFSIRPGWFYHPAEDAKVRTPADLFNHYFISVGHGATMLLNVPPDRRGRIHENDAASLAGFGKLLRATFGTNLAKGAKAVPGNVRSGDQRVFGPANLLDDNSETYWATDDDVHTPEVTLEFARPVTFDIVRLREAIRLGQRVDDWALDAWQGGAWRELAKGTAIGACRLVRTQPTTTTKVRLRITRSPVCPAIAEFGLFLEPATPPVPIGKIDIWTPKNADGRRQF